From Salmo salar chromosome ssa09, Ssal_v3.1, whole genome shotgun sequence:
ggcatcatgaggtaggaaaattatgtggatatattgaagcaacatctcaagacatcagtcaggaagttaaagcttggtcgcaaatgggtcttccaaatggacaatgaccccaagcatacttccaaagttgtggcaaaatggcttaaggacaacaaagtcaaggtattggagtggccatcacaaagccctgtcctcaatcccattgaaaatttgtgggcataactgaaaaagcgtgtgcgagcaaggaggcctacaaacctgactcggttacaccagctctgtcaggaggaatgggccaaaattcacccaacttattgtgggaagcttgtggaaggctacccaaaacgtttgacccaagttaaacaatttaaaggcaatgctaccaaatactaattgagtgtatgtgaacttctgacccactaggaatgtgatgaaggaaataaaagctgaaataaatcattctctctactattattctgatatttcaccttcttaaaataaagtggtgatcctaactgacctacgacagggaatttgtactaggattaaatgtcaggaattgtgaaaaatggagtttaaatgtatttggctaaggtgtatttaaacttccgacttcatatatatatatatatatatatatatatatatatatatatatatatagtgtgtgtgtgtgtgtatatgtatatatagtgtgtgtgtaataatgtgtatgtgtgtgtgtgtgtgtatatatgtatgtatgtgtatatatatatatatatatatatatatatatatagggggtgtgtgtgtgtgtgtgtgtgtgtgtgtgtgtgtgtatgtatgtgtgtttctgtatgtatgtatgtatatgtatgtatgtggcaCTGTCTTAGgaagccacctttccaacaagacaatttgtcaactttctgccctgctagagctgcccctttcaaatgtaagtgctgttattgtgaagtggaaacgtctaggtgcaacaacggctcagccgcgaagtggtaggccacacaagctcacagaacgggaccaccgagtccTGAAGCACGCAACGCttgaaaatcgtctgtcctcggttgcaacactcattaccgagttccaaactgcctctggaaccaatgttagcacaataactgttcatcaggagcttaatgaaatgggtttccatggccaagcagctgcacacaagcctaagatcaccacgcgcaatgccaagcgtcggctggagtggtgtaaagctcgccgccattggactctgtagcagtggaaacacattctctggagtaatgaatcacacttcaccatctggcagtctgacagacaaatctgggtttgacggatgccagaagaacgctaccaAATTAcagactgtaaagtttggtggtggaggaataatggtctggggctgtttttcatagttcgggctaggccccttagttccaatgtagggaaatcttaacggataatgctacctgcccaaatgcataggggcaactgtaaagtttggtggacgcttaacgctacagcatacaatgacattctagacgattctgtgcttccaactttgtggtaacagtttggggaaggccctttcctgcttcagtatgacaatgcccagtgcacaaagtgaggtccatacagaaattgtttgtcgagttcgatgtggaagaacttgactggcctgcacagagcccggaACACAACTCCATCTAACACCTTTGTggtgaattggaatgccgactgcgagccaggcctaatcgcccagcatcagtgcccgacctcactaatgctcttgtggctgaatggaagcaagtcccgacagcaatgttccaacatctagtggaaatccttcccacaagagtagaggctgttagcagcaaaggggggaccaactccatattaatgcccatgattttttaatgagatgttggacgagcagatgtccgcatacttttggtcatgtagtgtatctggaaAAATTTGGCATTTTGTCCATTAAGTATATAATGCTGAACTGATTGTGCATGGCTGATTATAATATCAGTTTATTTCTTACTTTACATGTTACTCTTACATGAGTCTCACACCTAAGTGAGTAATATACACAATTGTATACAGTTAATACATGTAGCCTACATGGGTGTAGATAGTTCTGTATACCAAGTCTAACAAACCTATTAGTCTTATATTCACTGATGACGTTATTTTGATCTAACAGTTTTGTGTAGACCAAACATTGTATGTATAGACTAAATGCCCAAACGAACAGTGATCTTCCATCTTGTGACCCCAGTTCACATATCTAATGCAGTAACGCAGGGCACATTTTTACATCCATCTGTTTGTATGAAGTGAGCAGTTGTGAGATGAAGTGTATGAGCAGTGAGTGATTGGAATGCCTGTGTGCTGAGCCATGTTGAGTTGGGTCAGCTTGTTCTTGTTAACCCCCAAGAGTCTGTGTCACAGTGAATGTAGCATTGTGGCTGAGTGACAACTTCACACCAAGGCGCTATCTAGTTGTGCATTGCTCTTCTGAGAACTGTCTCGCTTGAATACAATATAACACTGTTCTGGATCTATGCTTGTCCAGTGCTTTCACCTGGAGCTCAGAGGTGTCATGCATGTGACGGGCACTGATGGCAACTGTCATTTGACATTTTGACAGgtaaatgtaaataaggtatgtatCAGGTCAACGTAGGTAACATATTGGTATGCACTCCCTTCCCCTTGTTCCCACACCTTGGTTTAATACATCAACAATAATATGACTGGTATATTAGCATTCTGACCTTGTACCCCATACAGAAGTCCATGCATTTAGAATGCAGCTTTGGACTGGATTGAATTATCGAGATCATCAAGTCATGTAGAGGGCTTTTCCACATCCGTGTTTCTATGATACCCAGAAGTCTCCCATTTCTTAGGGCACGTGTCTTGAAAGACAAAAGCCTACGCACCCTGTATAGGAGCTTAAGATCCCTCATCTAAACCCTAAACTAACCATGACCCTGAGCCTTTCCTTCCTTTCCCTTCCTCCCCCAGGCATAACTACTGTGCTGACCATGACCACCATCAACACCCACTTGAGAGAGACTTTACCCAAAATCCCCTATGTCAAGGCTATAGACATCTACCTGATGGGCTGCTTCGTGTTCGTCTTCCTGGCCCTGCTGGAGTACGCGTTCGTTAACTACATCTTCTTCGGACGGGGGCCTCACTTGCAGAAAAAGGTGGCAGAGAAAGCAGCTCAAACCAACAATGAAAATAAGAGCCGATTGGAGAGTAACAAAGTGCAGGTAGGAGTGGGGGGTCTCGCGTTTCGTATTCAAAGTCTCTGGCATATGAAAATCAACAAAAAAGACGAGTTGGCATTATGAGCTTAAATGTTTTCCAAacttcaaatgatcaaagctcatggtctgttgtgttctgtaATATATTGTGACCTCATTTCCTGTTCCCATCTCCCTCCCCAGGTGGACGCCCACGGCAACATCCTCCTGACCAATCTGGAGATCCGTAACGAGATGGGCGGGATGGGTGGCATGGCCGGGATGACCGGGGCCGAGATGATAGGGGCTCTCAACGACCCGCGGGCCACCATGTTCTCCTACGACAGCGCCAGCATACAGTACCGTAAGCCCATGGCCAGCCGAGACCTGTACGGTCGACCGGCCCTCGACCGGCCTGTCGGCCACAAGAAGAGTCGTTTGAGGAGGAGGGCGTCGCAGCTCAAAGTCAAGATCCCAGACCTGACGGACGTCAACGCCATAGACAAGTGGTCCCGCGTCATCTTCCCCATCGCCTTCACCTTCTTCAACCTGGTCTACTGGCTGTACTACGTCCACTAGGGTGCGTGGCTATTCCCGCTAGAggtttgtttagctagctaggttcTTGTACAGCAAGGGTAAAAGAGAGGGGAGTTAAATTCAGCCCCGTTTGTATGACTTCTGTTTGAGGAATGCGAGGCGCAGCGGGTGTCTTTTCAATGTAAATACAATTTATTATatgatataaatatatatatatataaaaaaagagaaGTATAATTTAATAAATTCTCTCACCTTTTTGCTGTATTTATCCGTACAAAATAGAAATAGTGAAAATTAGTACAGAATTAAGAGGCGGTGAAGGTGTTCACCTGCATTTGTAAGTCTGAACTTTGTGCCAAAAATGGACTTTGGTGACTTCATTGTTACTCTTAGGCTGCAACTGCATTTTATTTATTAGGAAATCCTGTTCTCACCTTATTTCCTCTCAGCCTC
This genomic window contains:
- the gabrb1 gene encoding gamma-aminobutyric acid receptor subunit beta-1 isoform X3 — translated: MYFQQSWRDKRLSYTGIPLNLTLDNRVADSLWVPDTYFINDKKSFVHGVTVKNRMIRLHPDGTVLYGLRITTTAACMMDLRRYPLDEQNCTLEIESYGYTTDDIEFYWKGDNSVTGVENIELPQFSIIDYHIQSTKAVFATGSYPRLSLSFKLKRNIGYFILQTYMPSTLITILSWVSFWINYDASAARVALGITTVLTMTTINTHLRETLPKIPYVKAIDIYLMGCFVFVFLALLEYAFVNYIFFGRGPHLQKKVAEKAAQTNNENKSRLESNKVQVDAHGNILLTNLEIRNEMGGMGGMAGMTGAEMIGALNDPRATMFSYDSASIQYRKPMASRDLYGRPALDRPVGHKKSRLRRRASQLKVKIPDLTDVNAIDKWSRVIFPIAFTFFNLVYWLYYVH